Proteins from a single region of Runella sp. SP2:
- a CDS encoding TonB-dependent receptor, with protein MKTILLPLLVLLTTVSMAQRFSVSGLAKNEQNEGIPFATASLFKVGDSSLVKVESSTENGHFKMSGIAPEHYYLVISSVGFQKYRSVNFKLIDTNIDFDAFVLRSDNQLAEVKVKAQKPLVEVLSDKTVFNVQSSLSATGTTGLELLRKSPGVVLDNNENIILEGKTGVRIFIDGKPSVLQGADLNQFLKSLQASDIEAIEIITQPSARYDAAGNAGIINIRLKKDKRFGTNGSLALGYGYGRFGKVNGSVSFNHRNRKTNFFGTYSNRTGQNWSYLNFYREQVNTIFDQKAETINHNQSNNIKLGMDYFASTKSTFGFILNANLNANDNTSLSRTPIYPQNSTLPTQVLIADNTAQQHSNNLYLNTNYRFADTLGHVLNVDVDLGSYNSNRHSYQPNFYKNGTETQTLFSQIYRMKTPTDIGIFSAKVDYEQPFLKGKLGMGAKLSIVKTNNTFDFYDVVDGTDAFNANRSNNFVYTEQINAAYVNYNRSHQKFDLQFGLRAEQTVSEGKLTGTQKNADAFVRRNYTNLFPSGGITYNANPNNSFALTYSRRIERPTYQSLNPFEWQLDELTYQKGNAFLQPQYVNNLKLAHTYKYTLTTSLSYSYVRDFFAQITDTTGYNRNFMMERNIADQQIINLGVSYPFQAAKWWNVYVSLDAYHTAFTSDEKKFMNVKANVLSLYGQNTFSLPLKWNLEVSGWYSSPGIWGGTYVTRSQGSLDFALQKRILKEKVSFRVAISDVFYTSPWRGTTQFGGLRITGSGGWESRTVRINLSYNFGNKQVKSARQRQTGVEEEKNRIN; from the coding sequence ATGAAAACCATCTTACTTCCATTACTCGTTTTATTAACCACCGTATCAATGGCCCAGCGCTTTTCCGTTTCAGGATTGGCAAAAAACGAACAAAACGAAGGCATTCCCTTTGCCACTGCCTCCCTTTTTAAAGTAGGCGACTCCAGCCTCGTAAAAGTTGAAAGCAGCACCGAAAATGGTCATTTTAAAATGAGCGGTATTGCCCCCGAGCACTACTATTTGGTCATTAGCAGCGTGGGTTTTCAAAAATACCGCTCGGTCAATTTCAAGCTCATAGATACCAACATTGACTTCGACGCCTTTGTTTTGCGCAGCGATAATCAGCTGGCCGAAGTGAAAGTTAAAGCCCAAAAACCGTTGGTCGAGGTTCTTTCGGACAAAACGGTTTTCAACGTCCAATCTTCCCTGAGTGCTACTGGAACAACGGGCTTGGAACTGCTGCGAAAATCGCCAGGGGTGGTGTTGGACAACAACGAAAACATCATTCTCGAAGGTAAAACGGGCGTCCGAATTTTCATTGACGGTAAGCCTTCGGTATTGCAAGGTGCAGACCTGAACCAATTCCTAAAATCACTCCAAGCCTCTGACATTGAAGCCATTGAAATAATCACCCAACCCTCCGCTCGCTACGATGCCGCAGGCAATGCGGGTATCATCAACATCCGACTCAAAAAAGACAAACGCTTCGGTACCAACGGGTCGTTGGCGCTGGGGTATGGTTATGGGCGTTTTGGAAAAGTTAATGGGTCGGTGTCGTTCAACCATCGAAACCGAAAAACCAACTTTTTTGGCACGTACAGCAACCGAACGGGACAAAATTGGTCGTATTTGAATTTTTACCGCGAACAAGTCAATACCATTTTTGACCAAAAAGCCGAGACCATCAACCACAACCAAAGCAATAACATCAAACTTGGCATGGACTACTTTGCATCGACAAAAAGTACGTTTGGCTTTATTTTGAACGCCAACCTCAATGCCAACGACAATACGTCGCTCAGTCGGACGCCCATTTACCCCCAAAACAGTACGCTCCCGACGCAGGTTTTGATTGCCGATAATACCGCTCAACAGCACAGCAACAACTTGTATCTCAACACCAACTATCGTTTCGCAGATACCCTTGGCCACGTTTTGAACGTGGACGTTGACTTGGGTTCGTACAACAGCAATCGCCACAGTTATCAGCCCAATTTTTATAAAAACGGGACCGAAACCCAAACGTTGTTCAGTCAAATTTACCGCATGAAAACCCCAACTGATATTGGCATTTTTTCGGCCAAAGTTGACTACGAACAGCCATTTCTGAAAGGGAAATTAGGAATGGGAGCAAAACTATCGATTGTAAAAACGAACAATACCTTCGATTTCTACGATGTGGTTGACGGCACAGACGCTTTCAATGCCAATCGCTCCAACAATTTTGTTTATACCGAACAAATCAACGCCGCTTACGTCAACTACAACCGAAGCCATCAAAAATTCGACCTTCAATTTGGTCTTCGCGCCGAGCAAACGGTGTCGGAAGGAAAATTGACTGGAACGCAAAAAAATGCCGATGCTTTTGTGCGCCGCAACTACACCAATCTCTTTCCCAGCGGTGGTATCACCTACAACGCCAATCCCAACAACAGCTTTGCGTTGACATACAGCCGCCGCATCGAACGACCTACGTATCAATCTCTTAACCCTTTCGAGTGGCAATTAGATGAATTGACCTACCAAAAAGGGAATGCGTTTTTGCAGCCCCAATACGTCAACAACCTCAAACTTGCCCATACTTACAAATACACCCTGACGACCTCGCTGAGCTACAGCTACGTCCGTGATTTTTTTGCCCAAATTACCGATACTACGGGCTACAATCGCAATTTTATGATGGAGCGTAACATCGCCGACCAGCAAATCATCAACTTGGGCGTTTCGTATCCGTTTCAGGCGGCTAAGTGGTGGAATGTGTATGTCAGCCTCGATGCGTACCACACCGCTTTTACATCTGACGAGAAGAAATTTATGAACGTGAAAGCCAACGTGTTGAGTCTGTACGGGCAAAACACCTTTAGCTTACCCCTAAAGTGGAACTTAGAAGTATCGGGTTGGTACAGTTCTCCCGGTATTTGGGGCGGCACCTACGTTACGCGCAGCCAAGGTTCGCTCGACTTTGCACTTCAAAAACGTATCCTCAAAGAAAAAGTATCATTCCGCGTGGCCATCAGCGATGTATTTTACACCTCTCCTTGGCGAGGTACAACCCAATTCGGCGGACTACGCATCACAGGTTCGGGCGGCTGGGAAAGTCGTACTGTCCGAATCAACTTGAGTTATAACTTTGGCAATAAACAAGTTAAATCGGCGCGGCAACGACAAACGGGGGTTGAAGAGGAGAAAAACAGGATTAATTGA
- a CDS encoding sensor histidine kinase, with product MINWQKKLIWRIRLGELLAVVGVYFVLYALYCLTLTFNELSYVKMTYGALLLNYAVSQFFDYALKFILTIPLWYFYFRVIPHWKLSTKILLHVFTMLLFVFTWQKAFYFTMEALGRGHLRGSSQVWDIYIPALIYVIQFGFFHAYEYHLHYQRQKETENALRQASLESELSAIKAQLNPHFLYNVFNTISASVPPEMEDTREMIAKLADLFRYQLKASRVDFVKLKDEMEFVEKYLALEKDRFGSRLQTTIEMDEALMSERVPPMLLQPIVENAIKHGISPKIEGGEVKITIKKSTYDLIVEITDTGVGLVNEGEIIGKGVGLTNTKLRLEKMFGKTLHFQQNQPSGFRVWFEIPLQ from the coding sequence ATGATAAATTGGCAAAAAAAACTCATTTGGAGAATTCGGCTTGGAGAACTGCTAGCCGTCGTTGGAGTTTACTTTGTGTTGTATGCTTTGTATTGTTTGACGTTGACATTCAATGAGTTGTCGTACGTTAAAATGACGTATGGCGCACTGCTTCTCAACTATGCCGTCAGCCAATTTTTTGATTATGCCTTAAAATTTATCCTGACCATTCCCCTTTGGTATTTCTACTTTCGCGTGATTCCACATTGGAAGCTTTCGACCAAGATTCTTTTGCACGTATTCACCATGTTACTTTTTGTTTTTACGTGGCAAAAAGCGTTCTATTTTACGATGGAAGCCTTGGGGCGTGGGCATTTGCGAGGGTCGAGTCAAGTGTGGGATATTTACATTCCTGCGCTTATTTACGTCATTCAATTTGGTTTTTTTCACGCCTACGAATACCATTTGCACTATCAACGCCAAAAAGAAACTGAAAATGCCCTTCGACAGGCGTCGTTGGAAAGCGAACTTTCGGCCATCAAAGCCCAGCTTAATCCGCATTTTTTGTACAACGTCTTCAATACCATCAGCGCGTCGGTACCGCCCGAAATGGAAGACACACGGGAGATGATTGCGAAATTGGCCGATTTGTTTCGGTACCAGTTGAAAGCATCTCGGGTGGATTTTGTCAAACTGAAAGACGAGATGGAGTTTGTTGAAAAATATCTTGCCTTGGAAAAAGACCGTTTTGGCAGCAGGTTGCAAACAACGATTGAGATGGACGAAGCATTGATGTCCGAACGGGTGCCACCGATGTTGCTTCAGCCGATTGTGGAGAATGCCATCAAACACGGTATTTCACCCAAAATCGAAGGGGGAGAAGTGAAAATAACAATCAAAAAAAGTACCTACGACTTGATAGTGGAGATTACAGACACGGGGGTTGGGTTGGTCAATGAAGGAGAAATTATTGGAAAAGGCGTGGGGTTGACCAACACAAAATTGCGCTTAGAAAAGATGTTTGGGAAAACGTTACATTTTCAACAAAACCAACCGAGCGGTTTTCGAGTTTGGTTTGAAATACCACTCCAATAA
- a CDS encoding LytTR family DNA-binding domain-containing protein, which yields MQKIVIADDEAAGRTLIKQYLQEYPTMIVVGEANNGVDAVKIINEFKPDVVFLDIQMPGLTGFDVLTHLEEIPQIIFSTAYDQYALQAFEVHAIDYLLKPYTGGRFRAAIQKLRLNQSQNLTPVQPLAESLINPLQYPEKILIQQNQKLVTVNVRDIIWISAEGDYSKIITNRGNYLSNYGISQLELKLNPQHFIRVHRSSIIHLEFVKEIQKQLSSYDVIMQNGDWVRVSRGYMDNIKKLTY from the coding sequence ATGCAAAAAATAGTAATTGCCGACGACGAAGCGGCGGGACGTACGCTCATCAAGCAATATTTGCAGGAATACCCTACGATGATTGTGGTAGGGGAGGCCAACAATGGCGTCGATGCCGTCAAGATTATCAATGAATTTAAACCCGATGTGGTGTTTTTGGACATTCAAATGCCTGGCCTGACGGGTTTTGACGTGCTGACGCATTTGGAAGAAATTCCGCAGATAATTTTCTCAACTGCTTACGATCAATACGCTTTGCAGGCTTTTGAAGTCCATGCGATTGATTATTTGCTGAAGCCTTACACGGGGGGGCGTTTCAGGGCGGCCATTCAAAAATTGCGGTTGAATCAGAGCCAGAATTTAACCCCCGTTCAACCGTTGGCCGAAAGCCTCATCAATCCCTTGCAGTATCCCGAAAAGATTCTCATTCAGCAAAATCAAAAACTGGTGACAGTCAATGTTCGCGACATCATCTGGATTTCAGCCGAGGGTGATTATTCCAAAATTATAACTAACCGAGGCAATTATTTGAGCAATTACGGCATTAGCCAGCTCGAACTAAAACTCAACCCGCAGCACTTTATTCGGGTGCATCGCTCTTCCATCATTCACTTGGAGTTTGTAAAAGAAATCCAGAAACAACTCAGCAGCTACGATGTCATTATGCAAAACGGCGATTGGGTGCGCGTCAGCCGAGGCTACATGGATAACATTAAGAAATTGACGTATTGA